Proteins co-encoded in one Deferribacterota bacterium genomic window:
- a CDS encoding DUF3160 domain-containing protein — protein EPVPEFYNRLLALTRMTNNGLSDMNVIDEAAKIRLNNLENILSWLLSISIKELNNEQLNKEDYDFIKNFDEYINSVINDVDEKAKKTTIVADVHTDQNPPQEVLEEATGYVRLLIAAYLLPDGRILIGAGPTMTYYEFIQPIDNRLTDEKWRQLLSTTPPEVPKWMFDYSFYE, from the coding sequence TGAGCCTGTCCCTGAATTCTATAACAGGCTTCTTGCTTTAACGAGAATGACAAATAATGGTTTAAGCGATATGAACGTGATTGATGAAGCTGCCAAAATCAGACTAAATAATCTTGAAAATATATTAAGCTGGCTACTTTCCATATCTATCAAAGAGTTGAATAATGAACAGTTAAATAAAGAGGATTATGATTTTATAAAGAATTTTGACGAATATATTAATAGTGTGATTAATGATGTTGATGAGAAGGCTAAAAAGACTACAATAGTGGCAGATGTTCATACTGACCAAAATCCACCACAAGAGGTGTTAGAGGAAGCTACAGGCTATGTTAGATTATTAATTGCAGCATATTTATTACCAGATGGCAGAATATTAATAGGGGCTGGTCCAACTATGACTTACTATGAATTTATACAACCCATAGACAATAGATTGACTGATGAGAAATGGAGACAATTACTATCTACTACTCCACCAGAAGTACCCAAATGGATGTTTGA